The following are from one region of the Mus caroli chromosome 13, CAROLI_EIJ_v1.1, whole genome shotgun sequence genome:
- the Gzmk gene encoding granzyme K isoform X1 produces the protein MRFSSWALVSLVAGVYMSSECFHTEIIGGREVQPHSRPFMASIQYRSKHICGGVLIHPQWVLTAAHCYSWFPKGHSPTVVLGAHSLSKNEPMKQTFEIKKFIPFSRFQSGSASDDIMLIKLRTAAELNKHVQLLHLGSKNYLRDGTKCQVTGWGATKPDLLTASDTLREVTVTIISRKRCNSQSYYNHKPVITKDMICAGDARGQKDSCKGDSGGPLICKGVFHALVSQGYKCGIAKKPGIYTLLTKKYQTWIKSNLAPSSAH, from the exons ATGAGGTTTTCTTCATGGGCTCTGGTTTCCCTGGTTGCTGGCGTTTATATGTCTTCAGAGT GTTTCCATACTGAAATTATTGGAGGGAGAGAAGTCCAGCCGCATTCCAGGCCATTTATGGCGTCCATCCAGTACCGCAGCAAGCATATTTGTGGAGGAGTCCTgatccacccacagtgggtgctAACAGCTGCCCACTGCTACTCTTG GTTTCCCAAAGGCCACTCTCCCACTGTGGTTTTAGGAGCACATTCTCTTTCCAAGAATGAGCCCATGAAGCagacatttgaaattaaaaaattcatCCCATTCTCACGATTTCAGTCCGGTTCCGCATCAGATGACATCATGCTGATAAAG cTTCGCACTGCTGCAGAACTGAACAAGCATGTCCAACTGCTTCACCTGGGATCCAAAAACTATCTTCGAGATGGGACCAAATGCCAGGTGACTGGCTGGGGAGCCACCAAGCCAGATCTGTTAACCGCCTCTGATACCCTGCGAGAAGTCACTGTTACCATCATAAGTAGAAAACGCTGTAACAGCCAAAGCTACTACAACCACAAACCTGTTATAACCAAGGACATGATATGTGCAGGAGATGCCAGAGGACAAAAGGATTCCTGCAAG GGTGACTCTGGTGGCCCTTTGATCTGCAAAGGCGTCTTCCATGCCCTAGTCTCTCAGGGCTATAAATGTGGCATCGCCAAAAAGCCTGGAATCTATACGCTATTAACTAAGAAATACCAGACCTGGATCAAAAGCAACCTTGCCCCATCCAGTGCACATTGA
- the Gzmk gene encoding granzyme K isoform X2 — protein MASIQYRSKHICGGVLIHPQWVLTAAHCYSWFPKGHSPTVVLGAHSLSKNEPMKQTFEIKKFIPFSRFQSGSASDDIMLIKLRTAAELNKHVQLLHLGSKNYLRDGTKCQVTGWGATKPDLLTASDTLREVTVTIISRKRCNSQSYYNHKPVITKDMICAGDARGQKDSCKGDSGGPLICKGVFHALVSQGYKCGIAKKPGIYTLLTKKYQTWIKSNLAPSSAH, from the exons ATGGCGTCCATCCAGTACCGCAGCAAGCATATTTGTGGAGGAGTCCTgatccacccacagtgggtgctAACAGCTGCCCACTGCTACTCTTG GTTTCCCAAAGGCCACTCTCCCACTGTGGTTTTAGGAGCACATTCTCTTTCCAAGAATGAGCCCATGAAGCagacatttgaaattaaaaaattcatCCCATTCTCACGATTTCAGTCCGGTTCCGCATCAGATGACATCATGCTGATAAAG cTTCGCACTGCTGCAGAACTGAACAAGCATGTCCAACTGCTTCACCTGGGATCCAAAAACTATCTTCGAGATGGGACCAAATGCCAGGTGACTGGCTGGGGAGCCACCAAGCCAGATCTGTTAACCGCCTCTGATACCCTGCGAGAAGTCACTGTTACCATCATAAGTAGAAAACGCTGTAACAGCCAAAGCTACTACAACCACAAACCTGTTATAACCAAGGACATGATATGTGCAGGAGATGCCAGAGGACAAAAGGATTCCTGCAAG GGTGACTCTGGTGGCCCTTTGATCTGCAAAGGCGTCTTCCATGCCCTAGTCTCTCAGGGCTATAAATGTGGCATCGCCAAAAAGCCTGGAATCTATACGCTATTAACTAAGAAATACCAGACCTGGATCAAAAGCAACCTTGCCCCATCCAGTGCACATTGA